A part of Vigna radiata var. radiata cultivar VC1973A chromosome 11, Vradiata_ver6, whole genome shotgun sequence genomic DNA contains:
- the LOC106777822 gene encoding YTH domain-containing protein 1 isoform X1, translated as MSSDSAKENMSVVDSSVTEWRNDIGNSDDPESSSYKFNENNNPIRTDIAEHSYGLIGHPTGIEVEKWNDIKYFIIKSLNRQNIDLSIKKGIWATQIMNERILEEAFHHMLQNSGCVILIFSVNMSGSFQGYAQMMSSIGKGRDNVWSEGIGKSNPWGRSFKVQWLRFNDLPFHKTLHLKNPLNDYKPVKISRDCQELSPDIGLALCELLDGKNDTNDLLTSSLRGDFSFKGRYVSTPSSMGDEEYKFRPFHMSWSMPLPYSSLFYQNQPVVNEFRSTKQRFSGTMLTETLPITSSASPQLSGIKRAHYGGHIPELQTKKDMSSQLDFWGVSTGCPLAGSTLTEDDFLDMSYEEYLEEVHSRGKKQLRTSVSIYINIILLFSCVFFLSRLGIH; from the exons ATGTCTTCTGATAGCGCAAAGGAAAATATGTCGGTAGTTGATTCATCTGTCACTGAATGGAGGAATGACATTGGAAATTCAGATGATCCAG AGAGCTCCTCTTACAAgtttaatgaaaacaataatCCAATTCGGACAGATATAGCGGAACACTCTTATGGTCTGATAGGGCATCCAACAGGAATTGAAGTGGAAAAGTGGAATGATATTAAGTATTTCATCATTAAGAGTTTGAACCGTCAAAATATTGATTTGTCTATTAAGAAAGGAATTTGGGCTACTCAAATTATGAATGAACGGATTCTAGAAGAAGCTTTTCAT CATATGTTGCAGAACTCGGGCTGTGTAATCCTTATATTTAGTGTCAACATGAGTGGTTCCTTCCAAGGATACGCACAAATGATGTCTTCCATTGGAAAGGGTAGAGACAATGTTTGGAGTGAGGGAATTGGTAAAAGTAATCCTTGGGGCCGAAGTTTTAAGGTCCAGTGGCTGCGTTTCAATGATTTGCCTTTCCACAAAACTCTACATCTCAAGAATCCGTTGAATGACTATAAGCCTGTCAAAATTAGCAGAGACTGTcag GAGTTATCTCCAGACATTGGCCTAGCTCTTTGTGAACTTCTTGATGGTAAGAATGATACCAATGACCTACTGACCAG CTCATTAAGGggtgatttttcatttaaggGTCGCTATGTGAGTACTCCAAGTTCAATGGGAGACGAAGAATATAAATTTCGTCCATTTCATATGTCATGGTCAATGCCCCTGCCTTATTCTTCCCTGTTTTACCAAAATCAACCCGTAGTAAATGAATTTCGTTCAACAAAGCAGAGATTCAGTGGGACAATGCTTACTGAAACACTGCCTATCACTTCTTCTGCGTCGCCACAACTGTCAGGGATTAAACGTGCTCATTATGGTGGACATATTCCAGAGCTACAAACAAAGAAGGACATGTCTTCTCAATTAGATTTTTGGGGTGTGTCTACAGGCTGCCCGTTAGCTGGTAGTACCCTAACTGAGGATGATTTTCTTGACATG TCCTATGAAGAATACCTGGAGGAGGTCCATAGCAGAGGCAAGAAACAGTTACGCACCAGTGTCAGTATTTATATCAACATC
- the LOC106777822 gene encoding YTH domain-containing protein 1 isoform X3, giving the protein MSSDSAKENMSVVDSSVTEWRNDIGNSDDPESSSYKFNENNNPIRTDIAEHSYGLIGHPTGIEVEKWNDIKYFIIKSLNRQNIDLSIKKGIWATQIMNERILEEAFHHMLQNSGCVILIFSVNMSGSFQGYAQMMSSIGKGRDNVWSEGIGKSNPWGRSFKVQWLRFNDLPFHKTLHLKNPLNDYKPVKISRDCQELSPDIGLALCELLDGKNDTNDLLTSSLRGDFSFKGRYVSTPSSMGDEEYKFRPFHMSWSMPLPYSSLFYQNQPVVNEFRSTKQRFSGTMLTETLPITSSASPQLSGIKRAHYGGHIPELQTKKDMSSQLDFWGVSTGCPLAGSTLTEDDFLDMSYEEYLEEVHSRGKKQLRTSSQETITKASKFSGN; this is encoded by the exons ATGTCTTCTGATAGCGCAAAGGAAAATATGTCGGTAGTTGATTCATCTGTCACTGAATGGAGGAATGACATTGGAAATTCAGATGATCCAG AGAGCTCCTCTTACAAgtttaatgaaaacaataatCCAATTCGGACAGATATAGCGGAACACTCTTATGGTCTGATAGGGCATCCAACAGGAATTGAAGTGGAAAAGTGGAATGATATTAAGTATTTCATCATTAAGAGTTTGAACCGTCAAAATATTGATTTGTCTATTAAGAAAGGAATTTGGGCTACTCAAATTATGAATGAACGGATTCTAGAAGAAGCTTTTCAT CATATGTTGCAGAACTCGGGCTGTGTAATCCTTATATTTAGTGTCAACATGAGTGGTTCCTTCCAAGGATACGCACAAATGATGTCTTCCATTGGAAAGGGTAGAGACAATGTTTGGAGTGAGGGAATTGGTAAAAGTAATCCTTGGGGCCGAAGTTTTAAGGTCCAGTGGCTGCGTTTCAATGATTTGCCTTTCCACAAAACTCTACATCTCAAGAATCCGTTGAATGACTATAAGCCTGTCAAAATTAGCAGAGACTGTcag GAGTTATCTCCAGACATTGGCCTAGCTCTTTGTGAACTTCTTGATGGTAAGAATGATACCAATGACCTACTGACCAG CTCATTAAGGggtgatttttcatttaaggGTCGCTATGTGAGTACTCCAAGTTCAATGGGAGACGAAGAATATAAATTTCGTCCATTTCATATGTCATGGTCAATGCCCCTGCCTTATTCTTCCCTGTTTTACCAAAATCAACCCGTAGTAAATGAATTTCGTTCAACAAAGCAGAGATTCAGTGGGACAATGCTTACTGAAACACTGCCTATCACTTCTTCTGCGTCGCCACAACTGTCAGGGATTAAACGTGCTCATTATGGTGGACATATTCCAGAGCTACAAACAAAGAAGGACATGTCTTCTCAATTAGATTTTTGGGGTGTGTCTACAGGCTGCCCGTTAGCTGGTAGTACCCTAACTGAGGATGATTTTCTTGACATG TCCTATGAAGAATACCTGGAGGAGGTCCATAGCAGAGGCAAGAAACAGTTACGCACCAGT
- the LOC106777822 gene encoding YTH domain-containing protein 1 isoform X6, with the protein MSSDSAKENMSVVDSSVTEWRNDIGNSDDPESSSYKFNENNNPIRTDIAEHSYGLIGHPTGIEVEKWNDIKYFIIKSLNRQNIDLSIKKGIWATQIMNERILEEAFHHMLQNSGCVILIFSVNMSGSFQGYAQMMSSIGKGRDNVWSEGIGKSNPWGRSFKVQWLRFNDLPFHKTLHLKNPLNDYKPVKISRDCQELSPDIGLALCELLDGKNDTNDLLTSSLRGDFSFKGRYVSTPSSMGDEEYKFRPFHMSWSMPLPYSSLFYQNQPVVNEFRSTKQRFSGTMLTETLPITSSASPQLSGIKRAHYGGHIPELQTKKDMSSQLDFWGVSTGCPLAGSTLTEDDFLDMSYEEYLEEVHSRGKKQQLNHVGNEWNC; encoded by the exons ATGTCTTCTGATAGCGCAAAGGAAAATATGTCGGTAGTTGATTCATCTGTCACTGAATGGAGGAATGACATTGGAAATTCAGATGATCCAG AGAGCTCCTCTTACAAgtttaatgaaaacaataatCCAATTCGGACAGATATAGCGGAACACTCTTATGGTCTGATAGGGCATCCAACAGGAATTGAAGTGGAAAAGTGGAATGATATTAAGTATTTCATCATTAAGAGTTTGAACCGTCAAAATATTGATTTGTCTATTAAGAAAGGAATTTGGGCTACTCAAATTATGAATGAACGGATTCTAGAAGAAGCTTTTCAT CATATGTTGCAGAACTCGGGCTGTGTAATCCTTATATTTAGTGTCAACATGAGTGGTTCCTTCCAAGGATACGCACAAATGATGTCTTCCATTGGAAAGGGTAGAGACAATGTTTGGAGTGAGGGAATTGGTAAAAGTAATCCTTGGGGCCGAAGTTTTAAGGTCCAGTGGCTGCGTTTCAATGATTTGCCTTTCCACAAAACTCTACATCTCAAGAATCCGTTGAATGACTATAAGCCTGTCAAAATTAGCAGAGACTGTcag GAGTTATCTCCAGACATTGGCCTAGCTCTTTGTGAACTTCTTGATGGTAAGAATGATACCAATGACCTACTGACCAG CTCATTAAGGggtgatttttcatttaaggGTCGCTATGTGAGTACTCCAAGTTCAATGGGAGACGAAGAATATAAATTTCGTCCATTTCATATGTCATGGTCAATGCCCCTGCCTTATTCTTCCCTGTTTTACCAAAATCAACCCGTAGTAAATGAATTTCGTTCAACAAAGCAGAGATTCAGTGGGACAATGCTTACTGAAACACTGCCTATCACTTCTTCTGCGTCGCCACAACTGTCAGGGATTAAACGTGCTCATTATGGTGGACATATTCCAGAGCTACAAACAAAGAAGGACATGTCTTCTCAATTAGATTTTTGGGGTGTGTCTACAGGCTGCCCGTTAGCTGGTAGTACCCTAACTGAGGATGATTTTCTTGACATG TCCTATGAAGAATACCTGGAGGAGGTCCATAGCAGAGGCAAGAAACA
- the LOC106777822 gene encoding uncharacterized protein LOC106777822 isoform X7: protein MSSDSAKENMSVVDSSVTEWRNDIGNSDDPDIAEHSYGLIGHPTGIEVEKWNDIKYFIIKSLNRQNIDLSIKKGIWATQIMNERILEEAFHHMLQNSGCVILIFSVNMSGSFQGYAQMMSSIGKGRDNVWSEGIGKSNPWGRSFKVQWLRFNDLPFHKTLHLKNPLNDYKPVKISRDCQELSPDIGLALCELLDGKNDTNDLLTSSLRGDFSFKGRYVSTPSSMGDEEYKFRPFHMSWSMPLPYSSLFYQNQPVVNEFRSTKQRFSGTMLTETLPITSSASPQLSGIKRAHYGGHIPELQTKKDMSSQLDFWGVSTGCPLAGSTLTEDDFLDMSYEEYLEEVHSRGKKQLRTSVSIYINIILLFSCVFFLSRLGIH from the exons ATGTCTTCTGATAGCGCAAAGGAAAATATGTCGGTAGTTGATTCATCTGTCACTGAATGGAGGAATGACATTGGAAATTCAGATGATCCAG ATATAGCGGAACACTCTTATGGTCTGATAGGGCATCCAACAGGAATTGAAGTGGAAAAGTGGAATGATATTAAGTATTTCATCATTAAGAGTTTGAACCGTCAAAATATTGATTTGTCTATTAAGAAAGGAATTTGGGCTACTCAAATTATGAATGAACGGATTCTAGAAGAAGCTTTTCAT CATATGTTGCAGAACTCGGGCTGTGTAATCCTTATATTTAGTGTCAACATGAGTGGTTCCTTCCAAGGATACGCACAAATGATGTCTTCCATTGGAAAGGGTAGAGACAATGTTTGGAGTGAGGGAATTGGTAAAAGTAATCCTTGGGGCCGAAGTTTTAAGGTCCAGTGGCTGCGTTTCAATGATTTGCCTTTCCACAAAACTCTACATCTCAAGAATCCGTTGAATGACTATAAGCCTGTCAAAATTAGCAGAGACTGTcag GAGTTATCTCCAGACATTGGCCTAGCTCTTTGTGAACTTCTTGATGGTAAGAATGATACCAATGACCTACTGACCAG CTCATTAAGGggtgatttttcatttaaggGTCGCTATGTGAGTACTCCAAGTTCAATGGGAGACGAAGAATATAAATTTCGTCCATTTCATATGTCATGGTCAATGCCCCTGCCTTATTCTTCCCTGTTTTACCAAAATCAACCCGTAGTAAATGAATTTCGTTCAACAAAGCAGAGATTCAGTGGGACAATGCTTACTGAAACACTGCCTATCACTTCTTCTGCGTCGCCACAACTGTCAGGGATTAAACGTGCTCATTATGGTGGACATATTCCAGAGCTACAAACAAAGAAGGACATGTCTTCTCAATTAGATTTTTGGGGTGTGTCTACAGGCTGCCCGTTAGCTGGTAGTACCCTAACTGAGGATGATTTTCTTGACATG TCCTATGAAGAATACCTGGAGGAGGTCCATAGCAGAGGCAAGAAACAGTTACGCACCAGTGTCAGTATTTATATCAACATC
- the LOC106777822 gene encoding YTH domain-containing protein 1 isoform X4, producing the protein MSSDSAKENMSVVDSSVTEWRNDIGNSDDPESSSYKFNENNNPIRTDIAEHSYGLIGHPTGIEVEKWNDIKYFIIKSLNRQNIDLSIKKGIWATQIMNERILEEAFHHMLQNSGCVILIFSVNMSGSFQGYAQMMSSIGKGRDNVWSEGIGKSNPWGRSFKVQWLRFNDLPFHKTLHLKNPLNDYKPVKISRDCQELSPDIGLALCELLDGKNDTNDLLTSSLRGDFSFKGRYVSTPSSMGDEEYKFRPFHMSWSMPLPYSSLFYQNQPVVNEFRSTKQRFSGTMLTETLPITSSASPQLSGIKRAHYGGHIPELQTKKDMSSQLDFWGVSTGCPLAGSTLTEDDFLDMSYEEYLEEVHSRGKKQLRTSETITKASKFSGN; encoded by the exons ATGTCTTCTGATAGCGCAAAGGAAAATATGTCGGTAGTTGATTCATCTGTCACTGAATGGAGGAATGACATTGGAAATTCAGATGATCCAG AGAGCTCCTCTTACAAgtttaatgaaaacaataatCCAATTCGGACAGATATAGCGGAACACTCTTATGGTCTGATAGGGCATCCAACAGGAATTGAAGTGGAAAAGTGGAATGATATTAAGTATTTCATCATTAAGAGTTTGAACCGTCAAAATATTGATTTGTCTATTAAGAAAGGAATTTGGGCTACTCAAATTATGAATGAACGGATTCTAGAAGAAGCTTTTCAT CATATGTTGCAGAACTCGGGCTGTGTAATCCTTATATTTAGTGTCAACATGAGTGGTTCCTTCCAAGGATACGCACAAATGATGTCTTCCATTGGAAAGGGTAGAGACAATGTTTGGAGTGAGGGAATTGGTAAAAGTAATCCTTGGGGCCGAAGTTTTAAGGTCCAGTGGCTGCGTTTCAATGATTTGCCTTTCCACAAAACTCTACATCTCAAGAATCCGTTGAATGACTATAAGCCTGTCAAAATTAGCAGAGACTGTcag GAGTTATCTCCAGACATTGGCCTAGCTCTTTGTGAACTTCTTGATGGTAAGAATGATACCAATGACCTACTGACCAG CTCATTAAGGggtgatttttcatttaaggGTCGCTATGTGAGTACTCCAAGTTCAATGGGAGACGAAGAATATAAATTTCGTCCATTTCATATGTCATGGTCAATGCCCCTGCCTTATTCTTCCCTGTTTTACCAAAATCAACCCGTAGTAAATGAATTTCGTTCAACAAAGCAGAGATTCAGTGGGACAATGCTTACTGAAACACTGCCTATCACTTCTTCTGCGTCGCCACAACTGTCAGGGATTAAACGTGCTCATTATGGTGGACATATTCCAGAGCTACAAACAAAGAAGGACATGTCTTCTCAATTAGATTTTTGGGGTGTGTCTACAGGCTGCCCGTTAGCTGGTAGTACCCTAACTGAGGATGATTTTCTTGACATG TCCTATGAAGAATACCTGGAGGAGGTCCATAGCAGAGGCAAGAAACAGTTACGCACCAGT
- the LOC106777822 gene encoding YTH domain-containing protein 1 isoform X9 yields the protein MSSDSAKENMSVVDSSVTEWRNDIGNSDDPESSSYKFNENNNPIRTDIAEHSYGLIGHPTGIEVEKWNDIKYFIIKSLNRQNIDLSIKKGIWATQIMNERILEEAFHHMLQNSGCVILIFSVNMSGSFQGYAQMMSSIGKGRDNVWSEGIGKSNPWGRSFKVQWLRFNDLPFHKTLHLKNPLNDYKPVKISRDCQELSPDIGLALCELLDGKNDTNDLLTSSLRGDFSFKGRYVSTPSSMGDEEYKFRPFHMSWSMPLPYSSLFYQNQPVVNEFRSTKQRFSGTMLTETLPITSSASPQLSGIKRAHYGGHIPELQTKKDMSSQLDFWGVSTGCPLAGSTLTEDDFLDMSYEEYLEEVHSRGKKQKP from the exons ATGTCTTCTGATAGCGCAAAGGAAAATATGTCGGTAGTTGATTCATCTGTCACTGAATGGAGGAATGACATTGGAAATTCAGATGATCCAG AGAGCTCCTCTTACAAgtttaatgaaaacaataatCCAATTCGGACAGATATAGCGGAACACTCTTATGGTCTGATAGGGCATCCAACAGGAATTGAAGTGGAAAAGTGGAATGATATTAAGTATTTCATCATTAAGAGTTTGAACCGTCAAAATATTGATTTGTCTATTAAGAAAGGAATTTGGGCTACTCAAATTATGAATGAACGGATTCTAGAAGAAGCTTTTCAT CATATGTTGCAGAACTCGGGCTGTGTAATCCTTATATTTAGTGTCAACATGAGTGGTTCCTTCCAAGGATACGCACAAATGATGTCTTCCATTGGAAAGGGTAGAGACAATGTTTGGAGTGAGGGAATTGGTAAAAGTAATCCTTGGGGCCGAAGTTTTAAGGTCCAGTGGCTGCGTTTCAATGATTTGCCTTTCCACAAAACTCTACATCTCAAGAATCCGTTGAATGACTATAAGCCTGTCAAAATTAGCAGAGACTGTcag GAGTTATCTCCAGACATTGGCCTAGCTCTTTGTGAACTTCTTGATGGTAAGAATGATACCAATGACCTACTGACCAG CTCATTAAGGggtgatttttcatttaaggGTCGCTATGTGAGTACTCCAAGTTCAATGGGAGACGAAGAATATAAATTTCGTCCATTTCATATGTCATGGTCAATGCCCCTGCCTTATTCTTCCCTGTTTTACCAAAATCAACCCGTAGTAAATGAATTTCGTTCAACAAAGCAGAGATTCAGTGGGACAATGCTTACTGAAACACTGCCTATCACTTCTTCTGCGTCGCCACAACTGTCAGGGATTAAACGTGCTCATTATGGTGGACATATTCCAGAGCTACAAACAAAGAAGGACATGTCTTCTCAATTAGATTTTTGGGGTGTGTCTACAGGCTGCCCGTTAGCTGGTAGTACCCTAACTGAGGATGATTTTCTTGACATG TCCTATGAAGAATACCTGGAGGAGGTCCATAGCAGAGGCAAGAAACA
- the LOC106777822 gene encoding YTH domain-containing protein 1 isoform X5 encodes MSSDSAKENMSVVDSSVTEWRNDIGNSDDPESSSYKFNENNNPIRTDIAEHSYGLIGHPTGIEVEKWNDIKYFIIKSLNRQNIDLSIKKGIWATQIMNERILEEAFHHMLQNSGCVILIFSVNMSGSFQGYAQMMSSIGKGRDNVWSEGIGKSNPWGRSFKVQWLRFNDLPFHKTLHLKNPLNDYKPVKISRDCQELSPDIGLALCELLDGKNDTNDLLTSSLRGDFSFKGRYVSTPSSMGDEEYKFRPFHMSWSMPLPYSSLFYQNQPVVNEFRSTKQRFSGTMLTETLPITSSASPQLSGIKRAHYGGHIPELQTKKDMSSQLDFWGVSTGCPLAGSTLTEDDFLDMSYEEYLEEVHSRGKKQLRTSATKPCWK; translated from the exons ATGTCTTCTGATAGCGCAAAGGAAAATATGTCGGTAGTTGATTCATCTGTCACTGAATGGAGGAATGACATTGGAAATTCAGATGATCCAG AGAGCTCCTCTTACAAgtttaatgaaaacaataatCCAATTCGGACAGATATAGCGGAACACTCTTATGGTCTGATAGGGCATCCAACAGGAATTGAAGTGGAAAAGTGGAATGATATTAAGTATTTCATCATTAAGAGTTTGAACCGTCAAAATATTGATTTGTCTATTAAGAAAGGAATTTGGGCTACTCAAATTATGAATGAACGGATTCTAGAAGAAGCTTTTCAT CATATGTTGCAGAACTCGGGCTGTGTAATCCTTATATTTAGTGTCAACATGAGTGGTTCCTTCCAAGGATACGCACAAATGATGTCTTCCATTGGAAAGGGTAGAGACAATGTTTGGAGTGAGGGAATTGGTAAAAGTAATCCTTGGGGCCGAAGTTTTAAGGTCCAGTGGCTGCGTTTCAATGATTTGCCTTTCCACAAAACTCTACATCTCAAGAATCCGTTGAATGACTATAAGCCTGTCAAAATTAGCAGAGACTGTcag GAGTTATCTCCAGACATTGGCCTAGCTCTTTGTGAACTTCTTGATGGTAAGAATGATACCAATGACCTACTGACCAG CTCATTAAGGggtgatttttcatttaaggGTCGCTATGTGAGTACTCCAAGTTCAATGGGAGACGAAGAATATAAATTTCGTCCATTTCATATGTCATGGTCAATGCCCCTGCCTTATTCTTCCCTGTTTTACCAAAATCAACCCGTAGTAAATGAATTTCGTTCAACAAAGCAGAGATTCAGTGGGACAATGCTTACTGAAACACTGCCTATCACTTCTTCTGCGTCGCCACAACTGTCAGGGATTAAACGTGCTCATTATGGTGGACATATTCCAGAGCTACAAACAAAGAAGGACATGTCTTCTCAATTAGATTTTTGGGGTGTGTCTACAGGCTGCCCGTTAGCTGGTAGTACCCTAACTGAGGATGATTTTCTTGACATG TCCTATGAAGAATACCTGGAGGAGGTCCATAGCAGAGGCAAGAAACAGTTACGCACCAGT
- the LOC106777822 gene encoding YTH domain-containing protein 1 isoform X8, whose protein sequence is MSSDSAKENMSVVDSSVTEWRNDIGNSDDPESSSYKFNENNNPIRTDIAEHSYGLIGHPTGIEVEKWNDIKYFIIKSLNRQNIDLSIKKGIWATQIMNERILEEAFHHMLQNSGCVILIFSVNMSGSFQGYAQMMSSIGKGRDNVWSEGIGKSNPWGRSFKVQWLRFNDLPFHKTLHLKNPLNDYKPVKISRDCQELSPDIGLALCELLDGKNDTNDLLTSSLRGDFSFKGRYVSTPSSMGDEEYKFRPFHMSWSMPLPYSSLFYQNQPVVNEFRSTKQRFSGTMLTETLPITSSASPQLSGIKRAHYGGHIPELQTKKDMSSQLDFWGVSTGCPLAGSTLTEDDFLDMSYEEYLEEVHSRGKKHHRKP, encoded by the exons ATGTCTTCTGATAGCGCAAAGGAAAATATGTCGGTAGTTGATTCATCTGTCACTGAATGGAGGAATGACATTGGAAATTCAGATGATCCAG AGAGCTCCTCTTACAAgtttaatgaaaacaataatCCAATTCGGACAGATATAGCGGAACACTCTTATGGTCTGATAGGGCATCCAACAGGAATTGAAGTGGAAAAGTGGAATGATATTAAGTATTTCATCATTAAGAGTTTGAACCGTCAAAATATTGATTTGTCTATTAAGAAAGGAATTTGGGCTACTCAAATTATGAATGAACGGATTCTAGAAGAAGCTTTTCAT CATATGTTGCAGAACTCGGGCTGTGTAATCCTTATATTTAGTGTCAACATGAGTGGTTCCTTCCAAGGATACGCACAAATGATGTCTTCCATTGGAAAGGGTAGAGACAATGTTTGGAGTGAGGGAATTGGTAAAAGTAATCCTTGGGGCCGAAGTTTTAAGGTCCAGTGGCTGCGTTTCAATGATTTGCCTTTCCACAAAACTCTACATCTCAAGAATCCGTTGAATGACTATAAGCCTGTCAAAATTAGCAGAGACTGTcag GAGTTATCTCCAGACATTGGCCTAGCTCTTTGTGAACTTCTTGATGGTAAGAATGATACCAATGACCTACTGACCAG CTCATTAAGGggtgatttttcatttaaggGTCGCTATGTGAGTACTCCAAGTTCAATGGGAGACGAAGAATATAAATTTCGTCCATTTCATATGTCATGGTCAATGCCCCTGCCTTATTCTTCCCTGTTTTACCAAAATCAACCCGTAGTAAATGAATTTCGTTCAACAAAGCAGAGATTCAGTGGGACAATGCTTACTGAAACACTGCCTATCACTTCTTCTGCGTCGCCACAACTGTCAGGGATTAAACGTGCTCATTATGGTGGACATATTCCAGAGCTACAAACAAAGAAGGACATGTCTTCTCAATTAGATTTTTGGGGTGTGTCTACAGGCTGCCCGTTAGCTGGTAGTACCCTAACTGAGGATGATTTTCTTGACATG TCCTATGAAGAATACCTGGAGGAGGTCCATAGCAGAGGCAAGAAACA
- the LOC106777822 gene encoding YTH domain-containing protein 1 isoform X2: protein MSSDSAKENMSVVDSSVTEWRNDIGNSDDPESSSYKFNENNNPIRTDIAEHSYGLIGHPTGIEVEKWNDIKYFIIKSLNRQNIDLSIKKGIWATQIMNERILEEAFHNSGCVILIFSVNMSGSFQGYAQMMSSIGKGRDNVWSEGIGKSNPWGRSFKVQWLRFNDLPFHKTLHLKNPLNDYKPVKISRDCQELSPDIGLALCELLDGKNDTNDLLTSSLRGDFSFKGRYVSTPSSMGDEEYKFRPFHMSWSMPLPYSSLFYQNQPVVNEFRSTKQRFSGTMLTETLPITSSASPQLSGIKRAHYGGHIPELQTKKDMSSQLDFWGVSTGCPLAGSTLTEDDFLDMSYEEYLEEVHSRGKKQLRTSVSIYINIILLFSCVFFLSRLGIH, encoded by the exons ATGTCTTCTGATAGCGCAAAGGAAAATATGTCGGTAGTTGATTCATCTGTCACTGAATGGAGGAATGACATTGGAAATTCAGATGATCCAG AGAGCTCCTCTTACAAgtttaatgaaaacaataatCCAATTCGGACAGATATAGCGGAACACTCTTATGGTCTGATAGGGCATCCAACAGGAATTGAAGTGGAAAAGTGGAATGATATTAAGTATTTCATCATTAAGAGTTTGAACCGTCAAAATATTGATTTGTCTATTAAGAAAGGAATTTGGGCTACTCAAATTATGAATGAACGGATTCTAGAAGAAGCTTTTCAT AACTCGGGCTGTGTAATCCTTATATTTAGTGTCAACATGAGTGGTTCCTTCCAAGGATACGCACAAATGATGTCTTCCATTGGAAAGGGTAGAGACAATGTTTGGAGTGAGGGAATTGGTAAAAGTAATCCTTGGGGCCGAAGTTTTAAGGTCCAGTGGCTGCGTTTCAATGATTTGCCTTTCCACAAAACTCTACATCTCAAGAATCCGTTGAATGACTATAAGCCTGTCAAAATTAGCAGAGACTGTcag GAGTTATCTCCAGACATTGGCCTAGCTCTTTGTGAACTTCTTGATGGTAAGAATGATACCAATGACCTACTGACCAG CTCATTAAGGggtgatttttcatttaaggGTCGCTATGTGAGTACTCCAAGTTCAATGGGAGACGAAGAATATAAATTTCGTCCATTTCATATGTCATGGTCAATGCCCCTGCCTTATTCTTCCCTGTTTTACCAAAATCAACCCGTAGTAAATGAATTTCGTTCAACAAAGCAGAGATTCAGTGGGACAATGCTTACTGAAACACTGCCTATCACTTCTTCTGCGTCGCCACAACTGTCAGGGATTAAACGTGCTCATTATGGTGGACATATTCCAGAGCTACAAACAAAGAAGGACATGTCTTCTCAATTAGATTTTTGGGGTGTGTCTACAGGCTGCCCGTTAGCTGGTAGTACCCTAACTGAGGATGATTTTCTTGACATG TCCTATGAAGAATACCTGGAGGAGGTCCATAGCAGAGGCAAGAAACAGTTACGCACCAGTGTCAGTATTTATATCAACATC